In Salvelinus namaycush isolate Seneca chromosome 37, SaNama_1.0, whole genome shotgun sequence, the following are encoded in one genomic region:
- the LOC120031504 gene encoding ictacalcin-like: MSQVQQSMALLISAFHKYSGKEGDKTTLSKGELKDLLNAELGEIMGKNTDQAKVDKIFKDLDANADGSVDFQEYVTLVACLTMMCNEFFTKK; encoded by the exons ATGTCACAGGTCCAGCAGTCTATGGCATTGCTCATCTCAGCCTTCCACAAGTACTCTGGCAAGGAGGGCGACAAGACGACCCTGAGCAAGGGAGAACTCAAAGATCTGCTCAACGCAGAGCTTGGAGAGATCATGGGG AAAAACACTGACCAGGCAAAGGTTGACAAGATCTTCAAAGATCTGGACGCAAACGCAGATGGCAGTGTGGACTTCCAGGAGTACGTCACACTGGTGGCCTGCCTCACCATGATGTGCAATGAGTTCTTCACCAAGAAGTGA